In the Tenrec ecaudatus isolate mTenEca1 chromosome 16, mTenEca1.hap1, whole genome shotgun sequence genome, one interval contains:
- the DRC10 gene encoding dynein regulatory complex protein 10 codes for MALDIVSVAPLYQGPDIARISLVASEAAKKPASPPKFLVPKNKLTTIETKRIMSVLDEAIRKVELVSLLPAMAASGAALEGLLAEDALRAVSEHQALCETLLDRLDDVSEEERQPEELRDQEGEDGKTSRELLLALQKRPSFLSLMQQIKGSTRNTLRLLLGNPQAAQLLPMQELARSEEVQAFIDALAELRTFLFEKLLTSPMEAKDRAQYIQDVNRRNQRNQEVVETLEKELAASISDRNAEVEKENFVIQELKNHLHQVLKFSENSLLRTKLEAEKQQKADFRASQARLAKIQQEILMLRTQYHNLVTENREQEQALRKKKYKVETEIENWIQKYDMEMSEKQTELEELDGIHKEEKQQLQELRQKHDVLVEEFSQIRTEREVTSRKRMEAEEQMVLMVRAATLIQAVWKGYLVRSMLKSKKKKRGKGKKGKGKK; via the exons ATGGCCCTGGACATTGTCTCCGTGGCCCCCCTCTACCAAGGGCCTGACATCGCCAGAATTAGCCTGGTGGCATCGGAGGCGGCCAAAAAGCCCGCCTCCCCACCCAAGTTCTTGGTGCCCAAGAACAAGCTCACCACCATCGAGACCAAGCGGATCATGTCCGTCCTGGACGAGGCCATCCGCAAAGTGGAGCTGGTGAGCCTGTTGCCAGCCATGGCGGCCAGCGGAGCGGCCCTGGAGGGCCTTCTCGCGGAGGATGCCCTGCGAGCCGTGAGTGAGCACCAAGCCCTCTGCGAGACCTTGCTGGACAGGCTGGACGACGTGAGTGAGGAAGAGAGGCAGCCAGAGGAGCTGAGAGACCAGGAGGGCGAGGACGGGAAGACGTCTCGGGAGCTACTCCTGGCCCTGCAGAAGAGACCCAGCTTCCTGTCGCTCATGCAACAGATCAAAGGGTCCACCCGGAACACGCTGCGGCTCCTGCTGGGCAACCCGCAGGCCGCCCAGCTCCTGCCCATGCAAGAGCTGGCCAGGAGCGAGGAGGTTCAGGCCTTCATTGACGCCCTGGCGGAGCTGCGGACCTTCCTGTTCGAGAAACTGCTCACCAGCCCGATGGAGGCCAAGGACAGGGCCCAGTACATCCAGGATGTCAATCGGAGGAACCAGAGGAACCAGGAGGTGGTGGAAACCCTGGAGAAGGAGCTGGCTGCCAGCATCAGCGACAGGAATGCTGAg GTGGAGAAGGAGAACTTCGTGATCCAAGAACTGAAAAATCACCTGCACCAAGTGCTCAAGTTCTCGGAGAACAGCCTCCTTCGCACCAAGCTGGAGGCCGAGAAGCAGCAGAAGGCGGACTTCCGGGCTTCACAGGCCAGGCTGGCCAAGATCCAGCAGGAGATCCTGATGCTGCGCACGCAGTACCACAACCTGGTCACGGAGAACCGTGAGCAGGAGCAGGCGCTGCGGAAG AAGAAGTACAAAGTAGAGACAGAAATAGAGAATTGGATCCAGAAGTACGACATGGAGATGAGTGAAAAGCAG acggagctggaggagctggaCGGCATCCACAAGGAGGAGAagcagcagctgcaggagctGCGGCAGAAGCACGACGTGCTGGTGGAGGAATTCTCCCAGATCCGCACGGAGCGCGAGGTCACGTCCCGGAAGAGGATGGAGGCCGAGGAGCAGATGGTACTCATGGTGCGCGCGGCCACACTCATCCAGGCCGTGTGGAAGGGCTACCTGGTCCGCTCCATGCTCAAGTCCAAGAAGAAGAAGCGGGGCAAGGGCAAAAAGGGCAAGGGCAAGAAGTGA
- the RITA1 gene encoding RBPJ-interacting and tubulin-associated protein 1: protein MRAPPVLAVSRMQTVHRQHSCRGGQRLKARASFVDETLFGSPVGTRPSPPDFDPPWVGKANGAGRPSGRVSQTLDANKSCESTPPRGSTPTLTPRKNNKYRLVGHTPSYCDESLFGSRTEGAAWEAPWMVKGDAAKLQALFWTPPTTPRGSHTPRPRETPLRAVHPASPATAHPGVTVAAADSRKPPLAGFGAMEPVRRARSRSLTHLTVPSTSCPPTSAPHASGPQDPRPPLSRVTSRSPLTPRVPCIGMSVPATPRRGGAPQKPKPPWK from the exons ATGAGGGCCCCCCCAGTGCTGGCCGTCAGCAGGATGCAGACCGTCCACCGTCAGCACAGCTGCCGGGGTGGCCAGCGGCTCAAGGCCAGGGCGTCCTTTGTGGATGAGACGCTGTTTGGTAGCCCTGTGGGGACCCGGCCCAGCCCACCGGACTTCGACCCGCCATGGGTGGGAAAGGCCAACGGAGCCGGGAGGCCGAGTGGAAGGGTGTCTCAGACCTTGGACGCTAATAAGAGCTGCGAGAGCACCCCACCCAGGGGCAGCACCCCAACGCTCACAccaaggaaaaacaacaaatacag gCTGGTCGGCCACACTCCGTCTTACTGTGATGAGTCTCTATTTGGCTCCCGGACCGAGGGCGCCGCCTGGGAGGCCCCGTGGATGGTCAAAGGTGATGCTGCCAAGCTCCAGGCCCTCTTCTGGACACCCCCCACCACTCCCAGGGGCAGCCACACGCCCCGGCCCAGGGAGACCCCTCTTCGGGCCGTCCACCCAGCCAGCCCCGCCACGGCCCATCCTGGTGTTACGGTGGCGGCAGCAGACTCCCGTAAGCCACCCTTGGCTGGGTTTGGAGCTATGGAGCCAGTGCGACGGGCACGTTCCCGGTCCCTCACCCACCTGACTGTTCCCAGTACCTCTTGCCCACCCACCAGTGCCCCCCATGCCAGTGGGCCTCAGGACCCCAGGCCTCCCCTGTCCAGGGTGACCTCCCGGAGCCCCCTGACCCCCAGGGTTCCCTGCATTGGCATGTCAGTGCCAGCCACCCCCCGACGAGGTGGGGCCCCCCAGAAACCAAAGCCCCCTTGGAAATGA
- the DDX54 gene encoding ATP-dependent RNA helicase DDX54 isoform X2 encodes MAAGSRPAAGPRSRSAMAQWKKKKKGFRKRRGAPPQARGSDSEDGEFEVQAEDDSRARKLGPGRPLPAFPTSECASDVEPDTREMVRAQNKKKKKSGGFQSMGLSYPVFKGIMKKGYKVPTPIQRKTIPMILDGKDVVAMARTGSGKTACFLIPMFERLKAHSAQTGARALILSPTRELALQTMKFTKELGKFTGLKTALILGGDKMEDQFAALHENPDIIIATPGRLMHVAVEMNLKLQSVEYVVFDEADRLFEMGFAEQLQEIISRLPGGQQTVLFSATLPKLLVEFARAGLTEPSLIRLDVDAKLNEQLKTTFLHVREDTKPAVLLHLLRNVVRPQDQTVVFVATKHHAEYLTELLKTQRVSCTHIYSALDQTARKINLAMFTHGKCSALIVTDLAARGLDIPLLDNVINYSFPAKGKLFLHRVGRVARAGRSGTAYSLVAPDEVPYLLDLHLFLGRSLTLARPHEEPPGAASMDGVLGRVPQSVVDDEDCGLQSTLAASLELRGLSRVADNSQQQYVRSRPAPSPESIKRAKALDLTALGLHPLFSLRFEEQELQRLRLVDSIKTYRSRATIFEINASSRDPSSQVMRAKRQKDRKAIASFQRQRLQGQQEGPRAPTPAPTPTGEQPEEQEEEEDTGVDVEDVFTEVVGRKRSRQPGPDGGAKRRRAETQQQDPDFYVPYRPKDFDSERGLSVGDSGAFEQQVAGAVLDLMGDEAQNLTRGQQQLKWDRKKKRFVGRSGQEDKKKIKTESGRYISSSYKRDLYQKWKQKQKIEDRDSEEEGPSQRQGPPQRGGRRHHSQGVSPHPVGPPAGRVRSELKTKQQILKQRRRTQKMHFLQRGGLKQLSARNRHRARELQRGAFGRGSHCKKGKMRKRM; translated from the exons ATGGCGGCTGGCTCGCGCCCCGCGGCCGGACCCCGGTCCCGATCGGCCATGGCCCagtggaagaagaagaagaaggggttCCGCAAACGCCGGGGCGCACCCCCCCAGGCCCGCGGCAGCGACTCGGAGGACGGCGAGTTTGAGGTCCAGGCGGAAGATGACTCCCGGGCACGGAAG CTGGGCCCAGGCCGGCCCCTGCCCGCCTTCCCCACCTCAGAGTGCGCCTCGGATGTGGAGCCAGACACCCGGGAGATGGTTCGAGCGcagaacaagaagaagaagaaatccgGAGGCTTCCAGTCCATGG GCTTGAGCTACCCAGTGTTCAAAGGCATCATGAAGAAGGGGTACAAGGTGCCAACGCCCATCCAGAGGAAG ACCATCCCGATGATCCTGGACGGCAAGGACGTGGTGGCCATGGCCCGCACAGGCAGCGGCAAGACAGCCTGCTTCCTCATCCCCATGTTTGAGCGGCTCAAGGCCCACAGTGCCCAGACCGGGGCCCGTGCCCTCATCCTCTCGCCAACCCGCGAGCTGGCCCTGCAGACCATGAAGTTCACCAAggag CTGGGCAAGTTTACAGGCCTTAAGACAGCCCTGATCCTCGGCGGGGACAA AATGGAAGATCAGTTTGCAGCCCTGCACGAAAATCCTGACAT AATCATCGCGACCCCTGGGCGGCTGATGCACGTGGCTGTGGAGATGAACCTGAAGCTCCAGAGCGTGGAGTACGTGGTGTTTGATGAGGCCGACAG acTCTTCGAGATGGGCTTCGCTGAGCAGCTGCAGGAGATCATCAGCCGCCTCCCCGGGGGCCAGCAGACCGTGCTGTTCTCAGCCACACTGCCCAAACTGCTGGTGGAGTTTGCCCGCGCAG GCCTCACGGAGCCCTCGCTCATCCGCCTGGACGTGGACGCCAAACTAAACGAGCAGCTCAAG ACCACCTTCCTCCACGTGCGCGAGGACACCAAGCCCGCCGTGCTGCTCCACCTGCTGCGCAACGTGGTACGACCCCAGGACCAGACCGTGGTGTTCGTGGCCACAAAGCACCACGCCGAGTACCTCACAGAG CTGCTGAAGACCCAGCGGGTGAGCTGCACCCACATCTACAGCGCCCTGGACCAGACGGCCCGAAAGATCAACCTGGCCATGTTCACCCACGGCAAGTGCTCCGCCCTCATTGTGACCGACCTGGCCGCCCGTGGCCTGGACATCCCCCTGCTGGACAATGTCATCAACTACAGCTTCCCAGCCAAGGGCAAGCTCTTCCTGCACCGCGTCG gccGGGTGGCCCGAGCTGGCAGAAGTGGCACAGCCTACTCCTTGGTGGCCCCAGACGAGGTCCCTTACCTGCTGGACCTGCACCTGTTTCTGGGCCGATCGCTGACCCTCGCCCGCCCCCACGAGGAGCCCCCAG GGGCAGCCAGCATGGACGGCGTGCTGGGCCGGGTGCCACAGAGCGTGGTGGACGACGAGGACTGCGGCCTACAGAGCACGCTGGCGGCCTCGCTGGAGCTGCGGGGCCTGAGCCGCGTGGCCGACAACTCTCAGCAGCAGTACGTGCGCTCCAGGCCGGCGCCCTCACCGGAGTCCATCAAGAGGGCCAAGGCGCTGGACCTCACGGCACTGGGCCTGCACCCGCTCTTCA GCCTGCGCTTTGAGGAGCAAGAGCTGCAGCGGCTGCGGCTGGTAGACAGCATTAAGACGTACCGTTCTCGGGCG ACCATCTTTGAGATCAATGCCTCCAGCCGGGACCCCAGCAGCCAGGTGATGCGCGCCAAGAGGCAGAAGGACCGCAAGGCCATCGCCAGCTTCCAGCGGCAGAGGCTCCAGGGGCAGCAGGAGGGTCCCcgcgcccccacccctgcccccacccccacggggGAGCAGCCcgaggagcaggaggaagaagaggacacGGGAGTGGATGTGGAG GACGTCTTTACAGAGGTTGTGGGCAGGAAGCGGTCGAGGCAGCCAGGCCCTGATGGGGGTGCCAAGCGGCGGCGGGCAGAGACCCAGCAGCAGGACCCGGACTTCTATGTGCCCTACCGGCCCAAGGACTTCGACAGTGAGCGCGG CCTGAGCGTGGGCGACAGTGGGGCCTTCGAGCAGCAGGTGGCCGGTGCCGTCCTGGACCTGATGGGCGACGAAGCCCAGAACCTGACGCGGGGCCAGCAGCAGCTCAAGTG GGACCGGAAGAAGAAGCGGTTCGTGGGGCGCTCTGGGCAGGAGGATAAGAAGAAAATCAAGACAGAGAGCGGGCGCTACATCAGCAGCTCCTACAAGCGGGACCT CTACCAAAAgtggaagcagaagcagaagattgAGGATCGGGACTCGGAGGAGGAGGGGCCCAGTCAGCGGCAAGGCCCCCCGCAGAGAGGCGGGAGGAGGCATCACAGCCAAG GTGTCTCGCCCCACCCCGTGGGCCCCCCCGCGGGCCGAGTGCGCTCCGAGCTGAAGACCAAGCAGCAGATCCTGAAGCAGCGACGCCGAACCCAGAAGATGCACTTCCTGCAACGCGGGGGCCTCAAGCAGCTCTCAGCCCGCAACCGCCACCGAGCCCGGGAGCTGCAGAGGGGTGCCTTTGGCCGGGGCTCCCACTGCAAGAAGGGCAAGATGAGGAAGAGGATGTAA
- the DDX54 gene encoding ATP-dependent RNA helicase DDX54 isoform X1, which yields MAAGSRPAAGPRSRSAMAQWKKKKKGFRKRRGAPPQARGSDSEDGEFEVQAEDDSRARKLGPGRPLPAFPTSECASDVEPDTREMVRAQNKKKKKSGGFQSMGLSYPVFKGIMKKGYKVPTPIQRKTIPMILDGKDVVAMARTGSGKTACFLIPMFERLKAHSAQTGARALILSPTRELALQTMKFTKELGKFTGLKTALILGGDKMEDQFAALHENPDIIIATPGRLMHVAVEMNLKLQSVEYVVFDEADRLFEMGFAEQLQEIISRLPGGQQTVLFSATLPKLLVEFARAGLTEPSLIRLDVDAKLNEQLKTTFLHVREDTKPAVLLHLLRNVVRPQDQTVVFVATKHHAEYLTELLKTQRVSCTHIYSALDQTARKINLAMFTHGKCSALIVTDLAARGLDIPLLDNVINYSFPAKGKLFLHRVGRVARAGRSGTAYSLVAPDEVPYLLDLHLFLGRSLTLARPHEEPPAGAASMDGVLGRVPQSVVDDEDCGLQSTLAASLELRGLSRVADNSQQQYVRSRPAPSPESIKRAKALDLTALGLHPLFSLRFEEQELQRLRLVDSIKTYRSRATIFEINASSRDPSSQVMRAKRQKDRKAIASFQRQRLQGQQEGPRAPTPAPTPTGEQPEEQEEEEDTGVDVEDVFTEVVGRKRSRQPGPDGGAKRRRAETQQQDPDFYVPYRPKDFDSERGLSVGDSGAFEQQVAGAVLDLMGDEAQNLTRGQQQLKWDRKKKRFVGRSGQEDKKKIKTESGRYISSSYKRDLYQKWKQKQKIEDRDSEEEGPSQRQGPPQRGGRRHHSQGVSPHPVGPPAGRVRSELKTKQQILKQRRRTQKMHFLQRGGLKQLSARNRHRARELQRGAFGRGSHCKKGKMRKRM from the exons ATGGCGGCTGGCTCGCGCCCCGCGGCCGGACCCCGGTCCCGATCGGCCATGGCCCagtggaagaagaagaagaaggggttCCGCAAACGCCGGGGCGCACCCCCCCAGGCCCGCGGCAGCGACTCGGAGGACGGCGAGTTTGAGGTCCAGGCGGAAGATGACTCCCGGGCACGGAAG CTGGGCCCAGGCCGGCCCCTGCCCGCCTTCCCCACCTCAGAGTGCGCCTCGGATGTGGAGCCAGACACCCGGGAGATGGTTCGAGCGcagaacaagaagaagaagaaatccgGAGGCTTCCAGTCCATGG GCTTGAGCTACCCAGTGTTCAAAGGCATCATGAAGAAGGGGTACAAGGTGCCAACGCCCATCCAGAGGAAG ACCATCCCGATGATCCTGGACGGCAAGGACGTGGTGGCCATGGCCCGCACAGGCAGCGGCAAGACAGCCTGCTTCCTCATCCCCATGTTTGAGCGGCTCAAGGCCCACAGTGCCCAGACCGGGGCCCGTGCCCTCATCCTCTCGCCAACCCGCGAGCTGGCCCTGCAGACCATGAAGTTCACCAAggag CTGGGCAAGTTTACAGGCCTTAAGACAGCCCTGATCCTCGGCGGGGACAA AATGGAAGATCAGTTTGCAGCCCTGCACGAAAATCCTGACAT AATCATCGCGACCCCTGGGCGGCTGATGCACGTGGCTGTGGAGATGAACCTGAAGCTCCAGAGCGTGGAGTACGTGGTGTTTGATGAGGCCGACAG acTCTTCGAGATGGGCTTCGCTGAGCAGCTGCAGGAGATCATCAGCCGCCTCCCCGGGGGCCAGCAGACCGTGCTGTTCTCAGCCACACTGCCCAAACTGCTGGTGGAGTTTGCCCGCGCAG GCCTCACGGAGCCCTCGCTCATCCGCCTGGACGTGGACGCCAAACTAAACGAGCAGCTCAAG ACCACCTTCCTCCACGTGCGCGAGGACACCAAGCCCGCCGTGCTGCTCCACCTGCTGCGCAACGTGGTACGACCCCAGGACCAGACCGTGGTGTTCGTGGCCACAAAGCACCACGCCGAGTACCTCACAGAG CTGCTGAAGACCCAGCGGGTGAGCTGCACCCACATCTACAGCGCCCTGGACCAGACGGCCCGAAAGATCAACCTGGCCATGTTCACCCACGGCAAGTGCTCCGCCCTCATTGTGACCGACCTGGCCGCCCGTGGCCTGGACATCCCCCTGCTGGACAATGTCATCAACTACAGCTTCCCAGCCAAGGGCAAGCTCTTCCTGCACCGCGTCG gccGGGTGGCCCGAGCTGGCAGAAGTGGCACAGCCTACTCCTTGGTGGCCCCAGACGAGGTCCCTTACCTGCTGGACCTGCACCTGTTTCTGGGCCGATCGCTGACCCTCGCCCGCCCCCACGAGGAGCCCCCAG CAGGGGCAGCCAGCATGGACGGCGTGCTGGGCCGGGTGCCACAGAGCGTGGTGGACGACGAGGACTGCGGCCTACAGAGCACGCTGGCGGCCTCGCTGGAGCTGCGGGGCCTGAGCCGCGTGGCCGACAACTCTCAGCAGCAGTACGTGCGCTCCAGGCCGGCGCCCTCACCGGAGTCCATCAAGAGGGCCAAGGCGCTGGACCTCACGGCACTGGGCCTGCACCCGCTCTTCA GCCTGCGCTTTGAGGAGCAAGAGCTGCAGCGGCTGCGGCTGGTAGACAGCATTAAGACGTACCGTTCTCGGGCG ACCATCTTTGAGATCAATGCCTCCAGCCGGGACCCCAGCAGCCAGGTGATGCGCGCCAAGAGGCAGAAGGACCGCAAGGCCATCGCCAGCTTCCAGCGGCAGAGGCTCCAGGGGCAGCAGGAGGGTCCCcgcgcccccacccctgcccccacccccacggggGAGCAGCCcgaggagcaggaggaagaagaggacacGGGAGTGGATGTGGAG GACGTCTTTACAGAGGTTGTGGGCAGGAAGCGGTCGAGGCAGCCAGGCCCTGATGGGGGTGCCAAGCGGCGGCGGGCAGAGACCCAGCAGCAGGACCCGGACTTCTATGTGCCCTACCGGCCCAAGGACTTCGACAGTGAGCGCGG CCTGAGCGTGGGCGACAGTGGGGCCTTCGAGCAGCAGGTGGCCGGTGCCGTCCTGGACCTGATGGGCGACGAAGCCCAGAACCTGACGCGGGGCCAGCAGCAGCTCAAGTG GGACCGGAAGAAGAAGCGGTTCGTGGGGCGCTCTGGGCAGGAGGATAAGAAGAAAATCAAGACAGAGAGCGGGCGCTACATCAGCAGCTCCTACAAGCGGGACCT CTACCAAAAgtggaagcagaagcagaagattgAGGATCGGGACTCGGAGGAGGAGGGGCCCAGTCAGCGGCAAGGCCCCCCGCAGAGAGGCGGGAGGAGGCATCACAGCCAAG GTGTCTCGCCCCACCCCGTGGGCCCCCCCGCGGGCCGAGTGCGCTCCGAGCTGAAGACCAAGCAGCAGATCCTGAAGCAGCGACGCCGAACCCAGAAGATGCACTTCCTGCAACGCGGGGGCCTCAAGCAGCTCTCAGCCCGCAACCGCCACCGAGCCCGGGAGCTGCAGAGGGGTGCCTTTGGCCGGGGCTCCCACTGCAAGAAGGGCAAGATGAGGAAGAGGATGTAA
- the CFAP73 gene encoding cilia- and flagella-associated protein 73, translating to MAVAWEEYFRLALQEKLARKIPEPKVNHFPQVLRLLEKKQELADADRALQAQKEVFHTKKAMLQQRRKQLEQKEQELKDSFFRFDKFLQDSEARRHRALSRAAEERHLADRQEAEARRLAAQLEELRQEHARLQRSLERLAPCARLLERVLEQLPEFQEVPELVSRFDGLADMEAALQRTERERLAELEAARAQLQRLRDTWQDEVLRHSQQRAQLQQRLEEARERTLHWESKWIQIQNTAAEKTLLLGRARMAALNLFQIVCQYQKQPPALDLEDTEGQLEQVQLFFQDLSGMLASLRQAEP from the exons ATGGCGGTGGCCTGGGAGGAGTATTTCCGGCTGGCCTTGCAGGAGAAGCTGGCTAG GAAGATTCCAGAGCCGAAGGTGAACCACTTCCCCCAGGTGCTGCGGCTCCTGGAGAAGAAGCAGGAACTGGCAGACGCAGACCGGGCCCTGCAGGCCCAGAAAGAG GTATTCCATACCAAGAAGGCCATGCTCCAGCAGAGGCGGAAACAGCTGGAACAGAAGGAGCAGGAGCTCAAGGATTCCTTCTTTCGCTTTGACAAGTTCTTGCAG GACTCCGAGGCCCGGCGCCACCGCGCGCTGAGCCGGGCGGCGGAGGAACGACACCTCGCTGACCGCCAGGAGGCCGAGGCCCGGCGGCTGGCGGCCCAGCTAGAGGAGCTGCGGCAGGAGCATGCGCGGCTTCAGCGCAGCCTGGAGCGCCTGGCGCCGTGCGCGCGGCTGTTGGAGCGGGTGCTGGAACAGCTACCGGAG TTCCAGGAGGTCCCCGAGCTGGTGTCGCGCTTCGATGGACTGGCCGACATGGAGGCCGCGCTGCAGCGCACGGAGCGCGAGCGGCTAGCAGAGCTGGAGGCGGCGCGGGCGCAGCTGCAGCGGCTGCGGGACACCTGGCAGGACGAGGTGCTGCGGCACAGCCAGCAGCGTGCCCAGCTGCAGCAGCGCCTGGAGGAGGCCCGCGAGCGCACGCTGCACTGG GAATCCAAGTGGATTCAGATCCAGAACACGGCAGCCGAAAAGACCCTGCTCCTGGGGCGGGCCCGGATGGCGGCGCTGAACCTGTTCCAGATCGTGTGCCAGTATCAGAAGCAGCCAcctgccctggacctggaggacacTGAGGGGCAGCTGGAGCAG GTACAGCTGTTCTTCCAAGACCTGTCTGGCATGCTGGCCAGCCTCCGCCAGGCTGAACCGTGA